The Gloeothece verrucosa PCC 7822 genome contains a region encoding:
- a CDS encoding tetratricopeptide repeat protein produces the protein MTNQICMTTIEVLFEQAVNKANRGDLTGAIEDLPKVISFNPSYSEASQTKNTLDKDKDLKKYKNTLSNLAIQINAKLAETYSKRGMIHYFFKEYEQALSDFNKAIDIYPQDENAFYNRAFVYWELEQYDQSLSDLAKTIEINPQSVNAYNQRGLLYWELEQYDQALSDLNKAIDINPLFAYPYGNRALVYWKLKKYDQALFNYNKLIELDSQCTNAYHYRDDLYSKLEEYDKAISDYSKVIDLDPQCTEAYEKRGLLYYKLQQYDKVLSDYSKAIELNPQDDAEYIARGSFYFELKEYDKALLDYYKAIEFKPESEVGYYIRGDLYLELKEYEKALFDYNRAIEINPLFIDPYCQRGHIYKALKKYTQALSDYNKAIELYPASAEFYYNRGDLYFQLKDYSKALSDYNKAIENDADFNDAYSKRGNLYKDLKKYAQALSDYNKAIELNPQDADLYYNRGSIYLELKEYEKAVIDLSQAIKFNSESPEAYSKRGLLCQKAGNKQQARSDLQTAASLFRLRGDLKNYKQIMDVLRKL, from the coding sequence ATGACCAATCAAATTTGTATGACTACAATCGAGGTTTTATTTGAGCAAGCGGTAAATAAAGCAAACCGAGGCGATTTAACCGGTGCTATAGAAGATCTGCCAAAAGTAATAAGTTTTAATCCTAGCTATTCAGAAGCTTCCCAAACCAAAAATACTTTAGACAAAGACAAAGATTTAAAAAAATATAAAAACACGTTATCTAATTTGGCTATTCAAATTAATGCCAAGTTAGCGGAAACTTATAGCAAACGAGGTATGATTCATTATTTTTTCAAGGAATACGAGCAAGCACTGTCGGATTTTAATAAAGCTATTGATATTTATCCCCAGGACGAAAATGCTTTTTACAACCGTGCCTTTGTCTACTGGGAATTAGAACAGTACGACCAATCACTGTCGGATTTGGCTAAAACTATTGAAATTAACCCTCAGTCAGTAAATGCCTACAACCAGCGAGGGCTTCTTTACTGGGAATTAGAACAGTACGACCAAGCACTGTCGGATTTGAATAAAGCCATTGACATCAACCCTCTGTTTGCATATCCCTACGGCAATCGAGCTCTTGTTTACTGGAAATTAAAAAAGTATGATCAAGCTTTATTTAATTACAACAAACTCATTGAACTTGACTCCCAGTGTACAAATGCTTATCACTACCGAGACGACCTCTACTCAAAATTAGAAGAGTACGATAAAGCTATATCTGATTATAGCAAAGTCATTGACCTTGATCCTCAGTGTACAGAGGCTTATGAAAAGCGAGGCTTACTCTACTATAAATTACAACAGTACGACAAAGTTCTGTCTGATTACAGCAAAGCTATTGAACTTAATCCCCAAGATGATGCAGAATATATAGCAAGAGGCTCATTCTACTTTGAATTAAAAGAGTATGATAAAGCACTGCTGGATTATTATAAAGCTATTGAATTTAAGCCCGAGTCGGAGGTGGGCTACTACATCCGAGGTGATCTCTACCTTGAATTAAAAGAGTACGAAAAAGCACTGTTTGATTACAACAGAGCAATTGAAATTAACCCTCTTTTTATCGACCCTTATTGCCAACGAGGTCATATCTATAAAGCTTTAAAAAAATACACTCAAGCGTTATCTGATTACAATAAGGCGATTGAACTGTATCCCGCATCCGCAGAATTTTACTACAACCGAGGGGATCTCTACTTTCAATTAAAAGATTACTCCAAAGCACTGTCTGATTACAACAAAGCTATTGAAAATGATGCCGATTTTAACGACGCTTACAGCAAACGAGGGAATCTCTATAAAGATTTAAAAAAGTACGCTCAAGCACTCTCTGATTACAACAAGGCGATTGAATTAAACCCTCAAGATGCAGATTTGTACTACAACCGAGGTAGTATTTACTTAGAATTAAAAGAATACGAAAAAGCCGTAATTGATTTGAGCCAAGCCATTAAATTTAATTCAGAATCGCCAGAAGCCTATTCCAAGCGAGGCTTACTTTGCCAAAAAGCAGGAAATAAACAACAGGCTAGATCTGACCTACAAACGGCTGCGTCATTATTCCGACTACGAGGGGATTTAAAAAATTACAAGCAAATAATGGATGTTTTACGAAAATTGTAA